The sequence ATTCCCGCTCATTGATTTCTTGTGGTGTTAGGTGGTAGAAATTTGACATAGCTTGATAATATATAAATCAGCTTGTTATCTGCCATATCCAAACCAAAATTTGATTAGCGAGAGGTATATTTATAGCTTCCGCAATGTCTTAATCTGTTTTGATTTGGAATAGCGCCAGATCCATCACCTTGCGAGAGAATTCGAGCATGGGTTTTTTTTCGGGCAGTTAGGAGGCTGTCCGAGATTACGATTTCCAATATTTTTATCACAATATATAGTGCTAAAAATTGAATAAATATACTACATATTGTGCCTCATTTTTCAGGATTTCTATTCTCGGACAAGCTCCTGGTCGACCTTTGTTAAGTAGTCATTTTAATTCTTGGCGTTTAACCTCTGACAATTTCACGCGATATTTTTTGGCCGGCATAGTGGAATCTATTCAATTTCATTATGTTGTTATAGGAAGTTGATAGATTACATTAATTGTTCGTCAAAACAACATTGGCACACTACTAGCTATGCCATCTAAATATTGCTTGATTTTAGCAGGACAAGACGGTATCTGCCGGGATGACGGCTCTCCCATGCATAATGGCAGTTCTTTTTTGAGATTTTGGGCAAACTTAATTATTTTGATTATTATGCTTTTTTGAGCAAGACATTTTTTAAGCGCCATTCCTCTTCGGGTTCGACGGCTTTAAGAAAGCTGATTTTACTCTGAGCTCCTGTTGCAATCGGTACGCCGTTCCGGTATAAAATTTTATGATTGGCTAAAGCCGGGATGCGTTGACCGGGGGTAATGACTCCGGTCAAATTGAGCGGGTCGGCGGCATTGATAACCACAAGATCATCCTGTTTTGCGTTTCTTCGGATGGCTCTTAACCCGTCAACGGCTTGCGGCAACGCAAACTGTTCGCCGGAAAAACCCTGTACAAACCGTCCTCCACGTAATTCGCCGCGTGCTTCCATTCTTCGAAATACATAGAGTAACTCCCGCCATGATGGCATGATCGATTCCATTTCCAGCACTTTTCTGAATACGACGCCATAGCGCCTGAGCAGAATTTTAGCGACATGTTCACAGTGTTCATAGCGATCATTATCCTGAGTCAAACCTGGCCTGATGAGAGACCAGCGTCCGGCAGCAGTAAAAGGATCGTATGACGGGTAACGCTTGCTGCGCCGGTGCAGGATTTTTTGCGTCGTAATGAGGGTGCGTAATCCTTGAAAACTGTCTGCCGTGATAAGCCCCCATGCCGCCAATTCAGCCAATCCTTCTTCAATTTGCGCTTTCAGTAAGCCTGTTTCGGCAGCCAAATCCTCAAAAAAACTGGCACCCCATTGCCTGAGGGTCGTGATGATTTTTTGTGCCGGACTGGAGAGTGCTGCCAGATCAGGGCTTGATAGCGGTGCATAAGCACGCCAGTGATCAATGTGGGGCCGCGCGATAAAACTGATGGACGTGCTTTTTCCGGCCGGATTTTTCCGGCGATTCTGAGTTTGAGGCGGCTGTAAACGTAACCAAATAATCTTTCCCATGCTGCATAATTGATCAAGATCGGATTTCTGATAACAGCGAATGCGTGAAGGTAATATGTCGGCCTCCCAGCTGACTGCTGGAAGCCCCAATCCCTCTAATTGCAATAGCGATTCCTGCAAAGCCCCGGCACCTTCGCCTTTGTCATCGAAGCGATGCCAGTGGAATAAAAAGCGCATAAAGTCAGCTGCCGGAACCGGTTCTATTTCGCTACGCAACTGTTTTAGCGTGTAGCGATGAATTCTTGCCAATAAACCGCGATCACACCATTCAATGCTATCTGACCCAGGATGGCTAAACTGACCTTGTATGGCAAAACCTTCAACCTGCAGTGCTTCAAGTGCCGCTTGAACCGTCTTGTTTTCAATACCGATTGATGCCGCCAGCGCGCTGGCGGTTACAGGGCCTAAACCTTCCATCCGGCTGCGTATGATATCTACAAGACTGTTCTCCGGTGTTTCGACTTCGTCTGGGATGGCGTTTATGACAGGTTCAAGTCGGGCATTGGGAAATACCTGCATCAGGGTTTGCAAGCGTTCAGCAGCGACCCACAGCCTTATTCCTGAATCCAGGGTGACTAAGGTAGCCCGTTGTGTTAGCTGAAGACTTTTAAACAATACGGGCCATGATTGATCAGGCAGATTAATTGATTCGTGGCCGTTCTGCCCCTCATTTTCTGTTATAAAAGCCAGCACCACCAACGCGTCATGAAGTTCATCAGGCGAATTGGCCTGCGGCCAGGCTTCCATTTTTACACGGGCAATGGCTTCCGGACTCAGCCGGCCTAAATCGCCCGCACTTTGAGGGTCGATAAAGCGTCGTTGCTGAACCGCCAGCGTTCGCCGTTCTTCTGCCGGTGCATCATCCAAAAACGCGTAAGGACGTGCATTCAATATTTCCAGGGCCAGCGGAGAGGGGGAGGTTAGATCTTTGGCAAGTACCTGTATGGTTTTTTGTTCGATTCCCGACAACAGTCGAATCAAGCCATCGATATCCATCAGTTCATGCAAACAGTCATAGAGCGTTTGATTGACTAAGGGGTGATCAGGAATAGCCCGGTCCCCGGCAATATTTTCCTGACAGGCCAGTTGATCCGGAAAAATGACAGCAATCAGATCTTCAGCATCGTTACGCTGAAAATAGGCAGGTACTTTTTTTCCGGCACGGTTACGGGGGACTGCCAAGGCCGTATTGGCAACCCACCGCCAGCGGGTCGGAAACATAGGGGCGGCAAGCAAGGCCTGAATCAAAATAGCTTTGACTGTCGCCGATTTAAGGTAATGCGCCGGTTCCTCCAGTGGAAAACTATGGGTAGGTCCCAAAGACAGCACAATAGCGTCTTCACCTGCGGCTGCCTGCAGTTCAAAGTTGAATGTCCGGCAGAAGCGTTTCCGCAAAGCCAGTCCCCACGCCCGGTTGATGCGTGAACCGAAAGGCGAGTGAATGACGAAATGCATATCGCCGGTTTCATCAAAAAAACGTTCGAATACGATTGTTTTCTGAGTAGGGATGATAGAAAGCGCTGCTTTTGCCAATGCTAAATACTGAACTAATTGGTCAGCAGCGGCAGTATTGAGGCTGATCGAATCTGTCAAATACTGATGCGCAGGCTGAATGCCTTGCTCAAGTTTATGATCGATAGCATCACGCAGATCCGACACTGCCTTGGAGAGTTCATCAGTGCGCCCCGGCGCTTCGCCAAACCAAAACGGAATATTGGGCGGCAAACCGTGCGCATCTTCAACATAAACCCGGCCTTGTTCGACTTTTAAAAGCCGATACGAGTTATTTCCCAGCTGAAAAATATCACCGGGTATACTTTCAAAAGCAAAGTCTTCGTTTAACGTGCCGACGAATAAACCCTCCGGTTGCATAATGACGTCATAATCGAATTGATCAGGGATCGCGCCGCCGTTTACGATGGCAGTCAACCGTGCGCCTTTTCTGGCTCTCAATAAGCCGTGAACGGCATCACGGTGCAAATAGGCACCTCGTCGGCCTCTTCGCGTGCTGTAACCTTCACTGAGCATTTTGACCACTTTCGCGAAGGTCTCATAGTCAAGAGTGTGATAAGGCCAGGCTTGGGTAAAGGCTTCATAAAGTGCTTTTTCCTGCCATTCTCGGCAAGCAACTTCGGCCACTATTTGTTGAGCCAAAACATCCAGAGGATGGTCAGGCAGCTTGATTTTGTCCAGTTCGTCATGACTGATAGCGATAAGCATCGCCGTACATTCGACTAAATCGTCGCGCGATAAAGGAAACAGCTTACCTTTGGGGGTAGCACTCAGGCGGTGACCGGACCGGCCGACCCGTTGTAATAGGGCGGCGATGCTGCGCGGAGATCCGATTTGACAGACCAGATCGACATCGCCAATATCAATGCCCAACTCCAATGATGCTGTCGCTACCAGCGCTTTGAGGCTGCCTTGTTTCAAACGCTGTTCAGCGTTGAGTCGATGTTCTTTGGCAAGGCTGCCGTGGTGAGCGGTTACATGATCCTCTCCTAATCGCTCGGCCAGGCCTGCGGCAAGGCGTTCAGCTAATCTTCTGGTATTGACAAAAATCAGTGTAGTCCGGTGTTGTTCGATTAAATCAACCAGGCGAGTATAAATTTCCTGCCATACTTCGCTGGCCATGATCGATTCCAGAGGCGATCCGGGGACTTCTATTTGAAGGTCACGCTGACGCTTATGGCCTGTGTCAATGATCTGGCAGGCCGTATTACGATTTCCGGTCAAGAATCTCGCCATGTCTTCAATGGGTTTTTGTGTGGCGGACAGACCGATTCGAACCACGGGCGCTGCGGTTAACTGGTCCAAACGCTCCAATGACAAAGCCAGATGAGCACCCCGTTTATTACCTGCAAGCGCGTGAATTT comes from Methylicorpusculum oleiharenae and encodes:
- a CDS encoding DEAD/DEAH box helicase, producing MSLNNFHPAVSEWFKNHFSAPSDVQSLAWPAIQAGHATLIAAPTGSGKTLAAFLAAINQLIVQGIASPLPDETVILYISPLKALSNDIHKNLEWPLDGIQFVLLENGLPDVPIRVQTRTGDTSTSERNAMKRCAPHILVTTPESLYVLLTSDSGRLMLSTVKTVIVDEIHALAGNKRGAHLALSLERLDQLTAAPVVRIGLSATQKPIEDMARFLTGNRNTACQIIDTGHKRQRDLQIEVPGSPLESIMASEVWQEIYTRLVDLIEQHRTTLIFVNTRRLAERLAAGLAERLGEDHVTAHHGSLAKEHRLNAEQRLKQGSLKALVATASLELGIDIGDVDLVCQIGSPRSIAALLQRVGRSGHRLSATPKGKLFPLSRDDLVECTAMLIAISHDELDKIKLPDHPLDVLAQQIVAEVACREWQEKALYEAFTQAWPYHTLDYETFAKVVKMLSEGYSTRRGRRGAYLHRDAVHGLLRARKGARLTAIVNGGAIPDQFDYDVIMQPEGLFVGTLNEDFAFESIPGDIFQLGNNSYRLLKVEQGRVYVEDAHGLPPNIPFWFGEAPGRTDELSKAVSDLRDAIDHKLEQGIQPAHQYLTDSISLNTAAADQLVQYLALAKAALSIIPTQKTIVFERFFDETGDMHFVIHSPFGSRINRAWGLALRKRFCRTFNFELQAAAGEDAIVLSLGPTHSFPLEEPAHYLKSATVKAILIQALLAAPMFPTRWRWVANTALAVPRNRAGKKVPAYFQRNDAEDLIAVIFPDQLACQENIAGDRAIPDHPLVNQTLYDCLHELMDIDGLIRLLSGIEQKTIQVLAKDLTSPSPLALEILNARPYAFLDDAPAEERRTLAVQQRRFIDPQSAGDLGRLSPEAIARVKMEAWPQANSPDELHDALVVLAFITENEGQNGHESINLPDQSWPVLFKSLQLTQRATLVTLDSGIRLWVAAERLQTLMQVFPNARLEPVINAIPDEVETPENSLVDIIRSRMEGLGPVTASALAASIGIENKTVQAALEALQVEGFAIQGQFSHPGSDSIEWCDRGLLARIHRYTLKQLRSEIEPVPAADFMRFLFHWHRFDDKGEGAGALQESLLQLEGLGLPAVSWEADILPSRIRCYQKSDLDQLCSMGKIIWLRLQPPQTQNRRKNPAGKSTSISFIARPHIDHWRAYAPLSSPDLAALSSPAQKIITTLRQWGASFFEDLAAETGLLKAQIEEGLAELAAWGLITADSFQGLRTLITTQKILHRRSKRYPSYDPFTAAGRWSLIRPGLTQDNDRYEHCEHVAKILLRRYGVVFRKVLEMESIMPSWRELLYVFRRMEARGELRGGRFVQGFSGEQFALPQAVDGLRAIRRNAKQDDLVVINAADPLNLTGVITPGQRIPALANHKILYRNGVPIATGAQSKISFLKAVEPEEEWRLKNVLLKKA